From one Cyanobacterium stanieri PCC 7202 genomic stretch:
- a CDS encoding AMP-dependent synthetase and ligase (PFAM: AMP-binding enzyme~COGs: COG0318 Acyl-CoA synthetase (AMP-forming)/AMP-acid ligase II~InterPro IPR020845:IPR000873~KEGG: cyc:PCC7424_1874 beta-ketoacyl synthase~PFAM: AMP-dependent synthetase and ligase~SPTR: Beta-ketoacyl synthase) yields the protein MGYVRHSSFVSLLQERAVSHPNQIIFTFLGDGENESDCLTYHQLDQQARAIAHKLQSEKAKGERALLLYQPGLEFVTAFLGCLYAGVIATPAYPPRANRSYTRLSAIIKDAGALFALTTQALKEKIEQKLTKNNDITCLTTDDIPLSLAQDWQPALVTPSETAFLQYTSGSTGTPKGVIVSHGNLIHNSHLIKNFFENDDHCIGASWLPPYHDMGLIGGILQPIYSRISTIMLPPVTFLQRPIRWLRAISKYKVTTTGGPNFAYEMCVNSVTPKQKKDLDLSHWKLAFSGAEPVRAETMAKFSEYFADCGFNQDAFYPCYGMAETTLIVSGAKKTQPPVVKNISATKLQENHILFNPEDDKDVQTVVSSGNVSPELEGIIVNPETLVECADNQVGEIWVKGESVAQGYWLKDELTKNTFSAKTKNGKKRAFCALVI from the coding sequence ATGGGATACGTTAGACACTCTAGTTTCGTCAGTCTTCTTCAAGAGCGTGCAGTCTCGCACCCAAATCAAATTATCTTCACTTTCTTAGGGGATGGTGAGAACGAGTCTGATTGTCTAACTTATCATCAATTGGATCAACAAGCAAGGGCGATCGCCCATAAACTCCAAAGCGAAAAAGCCAAAGGAGAAAGAGCATTATTATTGTACCAACCAGGACTAGAATTCGTCACCGCCTTCCTCGGTTGCCTCTATGCAGGAGTCATCGCCACCCCTGCCTACCCTCCCCGTGCCAATCGTTCCTATACTCGTCTCTCTGCTATCATTAAGGATGCAGGGGCATTATTCGCCCTCACCACCCAGGCACTCAAAGAAAAAATTGAGCAAAAACTGACCAAAAATAACGATATAACCTGTCTCACTACTGATGATATTCCCCTCAGCCTAGCCCAAGACTGGCAACCAGCATTAGTCACCCCATCAGAAACTGCCTTCTTACAATATACTAGCGGCTCCACAGGCACACCCAAAGGAGTTATAGTAAGTCATGGTAACCTCATCCATAATTCTCACCTCATCAAAAATTTTTTTGAAAATGATGACCATTGCATCGGTGCATCTTGGCTTCCCCCATACCATGACATGGGCTTAATTGGTGGTATTTTACAACCCATCTACTCCCGCATTTCTACCATCATGTTACCCCCCGTTACCTTCCTCCAGCGCCCCATCCGTTGGTTACGGGCTATCAGTAAGTATAAAGTCACTACCACAGGGGGGCCTAACTTTGCTTACGAAATGTGTGTTAATTCCGTTACTCCCAAGCAAAAGAAGGATTTAGACTTAAGCCATTGGAAACTAGCTTTTAGTGGTGCTGAACCTGTCAGGGCGGAAACTATGGCTAAATTTAGCGAATATTTCGCTGATTGTGGCTTTAATCAGGATGCCTTTTATCCTTGTTATGGTATGGCAGAAACTACCCTGATTGTATCAGGGGCAAAAAAAACTCAACCCCCTGTGGTTAAAAACATCTCTGCCACTAAGTTGCAGGAAAATCATATTCTTTTTAACCCTGAAGATGATAAGGATGTGCAAACTGTTGTTAGTAGTGGTAATGTTTCTCCTGAATTGGAGGGAATCATTGTTAATCCTGAAACCTTAGTAGAATGCGCGGATAATCAGGTAGGGGAGATATGGGTAAAAGGGGAAAGTGTTGCCCAAGGTTATTGGTTAAAGGATGAATTAACAAAAAATACCTTTTCTGCGAAGACAAAAAACGGAAAAAAAAGGGCTTTTTGCGCACTGGTGATTTAG
- a CDS encoding high intensity light-inducible lhc-like protein (KEGG: cyh:Cyan8802_0874 high intensity light-inducible lhc-like protein~SPTR: Possible high light inducible polypeptide HliC), with translation MEDKGKLGFTAFAENWNGRLAMLGFLIGILTELLTGQGILSQLGLM, from the coding sequence ATGGAAGATAAAGGAAAATTAGGTTTCACCGCATTTGCTGAAAACTGGAATGGTCGTTTAGCAATGTTAGGATTTTTAATCGGTATCTTAACCGAGTTATTAACTGGTCAAGGTATTCTCTCTCAATTAGGCTTAATGTAA
- a CDS encoding peptidyl-prolyl cis-trans isomerase cyclophilin type (PFAM: Cyclophilin type peptidyl-prolyl cis-trans isomerase/CLD~COGs: COG0652 Peptidyl-prolyl cis-trans isomerase (rotamase) - cyclophilin family~InterPro IPR002130~KEGG: cyc:PCC7424_5085 peptidyl-prolyl cis-trans isomerase cyclophilin type~PFAM: peptidyl-prolyl cis-trans isomerase cyclophilin type~SPTR: Peptidyl-prolyl cis-trans isomerase cyclophilin type) — protein MKSNWWQRLTKIIVATVLIFTGAIALTPTPWQNAHAILAQGDAITDPEAILRYALPIENKDIREVQSNIEKIEKDLRSKRWKRVEKEVRNAAFALKLHGDDIAQDVPREFAERSEELVKDITGDVEALQELVAGQKRDEILALREEILDHITELEEGMVRGFPFEVPQEYANLPQLKGRAKVKITTTQGDLVIEVDGYSAPVTGGNFVDLVQRKFYDNLPFIRAEDFYVIQTGDPEGKEVGFIDPKTDKYRAIPLEVLVKGESEPIYGLTTEDVGLYLAQPVLPFNAYGAVALARPTTDPNGGSSQFFFFKFDTEVTPPGYNLMDGRFAVFGYVTEGAEVLEKLSPEDKMLSAEVIEGAENLVSPQA, from the coding sequence ATGAAATCTAATTGGTGGCAACGCCTAACAAAAATAATCGTTGCAACAGTATTAATATTCACAGGGGCGATCGCCCTTACCCCTACTCCATGGCAAAACGCCCATGCTATCTTGGCTCAAGGGGATGCGATCACCGATCCAGAGGCAATTTTAAGATATGCCCTACCCATCGAAAATAAAGACATCAGAGAAGTTCAAAGCAACATCGAAAAAATCGAAAAAGATTTAAGATCCAAACGTTGGAAAAGAGTAGAAAAAGAAGTCAGAAATGCAGCCTTTGCCCTCAAACTCCATGGAGATGATATAGCCCAAGACGTACCAAGGGAATTTGCTGAACGCTCAGAGGAATTAGTTAAGGACATTACAGGAGACGTAGAAGCATTACAAGAATTGGTCGCAGGACAAAAAAGAGACGAAATTCTCGCCCTCAGAGAAGAAATCCTCGACCATATCACCGAACTAGAAGAAGGCATGGTGAGAGGATTTCCCTTTGAAGTACCCCAAGAATACGCCAATCTACCCCAGTTAAAAGGTCGGGCAAAAGTAAAAATTACCACCACCCAAGGGGACTTAGTCATTGAGGTAGATGGTTATAGCGCCCCTGTGACAGGCGGAAACTTTGTCGATTTAGTACAAAGAAAATTTTATGACAATCTGCCCTTTATCCGTGCCGAGGACTTTTATGTAATTCAAACAGGAGATCCCGAAGGGAAAGAAGTGGGCTTTATTGACCCCAAAACCGATAAATATCGTGCCATTCCCCTCGAGGTTTTAGTAAAAGGAGAATCTGAGCCTATTTACGGCTTAACCACCGAAGACGTGGGATTGTACCTAGCCCAACCCGTACTGCCCTTTAACGCTTATGGAGCAGTGGCGTTAGCCCGTCCTACCACCGATCCTAACGGTGGTTCATCCCAGTTTTTCTTCTTCAAATTCGACACAGAAGTAACCCCCCCCGGTTATAACCTTATGGATGGAAGATTTGCGGTATTTGGTTATGTCACCGAAGGGGCAGAGGTTTTAGAAAAACTAAGTCCTGAAGATAAAATGTTATCTGCAGAAGTCATCGAAGGGGCTGAAAATTTAGTTTCACCCCAAGCATAA
- a CDS encoding methyl-accepting chemotaxis sensory transducer with GAF sensor (PFAM: HAMP domain; GAF domain; Yeast cortical protein KAR9; Methyl-accepting chemotaxis protein (MCP) signaling domain~COGs: COG0840 Methyl-accepting chemotaxis protein~InterPro IPR003660:IPR003018:IPR004089:IPR016132~KEGG: cyh:Cyan8802_2776 methyl-accepting chemotaxis sensory transducer with GAF sensor~PFAM: chemotaxis sensory transducer; GAF domain protein; histidine kinase HAMP region domain protein~SMART: chemotaxis sensory transducer; GAF domain protein; histidine kinase HAMP region domain protein~SPTR: Methyl-accepting chemotaxis sensory transducer with GAF sensor): protein MTQTPQKPKLNLDSIPTNNKTRLVVDTPIQNRKAKTVKKESSPLVQWFFDLSLRRKQLLVLLSAQTVAIASLVGVSVTQIISGGRQQLINQSASELEASKINYDIKVNQMGFGFRGQSDNTAIIEAAIAGDDITPEDRAIVRQILANEITARNIEYATLVGLDGRIIVNANNDRTGELFDPNGLVSRVIENPEQIRISELVPWEDLERENPPNLGLFEPGFPALIRYTFTPVFALNTNQVVGVLVSGDVVNGKYTIVEDTVEEFNGGYAAIYKLIEGQEFRLASSLLGIDDTRERDIIMEDETVLNQSLIDPDDIFAERTSIEGEIYTVTAQVIQNSLGDSVGIIVRGTPERDLNSILTNSVTLQIQVAVGVILFSLLLIIILGKAIAQRVESLQGTTEKFMAGDYDVQAQILGDDEIGKLARTFNELATNIANNEGMLLLDNEKGVLLQEITGSRTLDEDDVNKVFDKALIKTKEILKVDRLVIYRFKPDWSGYISNEAGDARFPSALNEKINDPCIPLELRQAYINGRVVPTENVYKAGFAPEHEALMHRLEIKSNLVVPIISQGKLFALLIAHHCQNHHTWGEKEISFMGQIALRFGVILDRVSLLKSQMIAARRAEQLKEITLSIASKTNRAELLDQVVDEIRDALGADRSIVYEFDENWQGTIVAESVDSKYPEALGAVIADPCFADRYVEKYEQGRVQATPNIYEAGLTECHLKQLQPFEVVANLVAPILVDQKLLGLLICHQCSGEREWEAGEIELFSQLSTQVGLGLERVQLLDVQRNSEQEQRQAKELLQKRALDLLMQVDPVSDGDLTIRASVTEDEIGTIADSYNATIESLRKIVSQVQTAANSVTKTTTVNENDVNVLQAEIQEQVLNITQALKTIEAMSNSSSLVAENAEQAEEALQRAQESVEIGEVAMNRTVKSIMEIRSTVQQAAKQMKKLGDTTQNISNVVALIGRFAAQTHLLALKASIEAARAGEQGTGFAVIAEEVRTLATQSASATADIEKLVTEILSETKIVVTAMEQGNEQVVEGSKLVEETRQSLNQITAATSQINELVEAIATAAFEQSENSEDVGEKMTDVAKVAQKTTVSVTKLSDSFRQLLQVARELESNVSQFKVG from the coding sequence ATGACTCAAACACCGCAAAAACCAAAACTCAATTTAGATAGTATTCCCACCAATAATAAAACTCGCTTAGTGGTTGATACCCCTATACAAAATCGCAAGGCAAAAACCGTCAAAAAAGAATCTTCTCCCTTAGTGCAATGGTTTTTTGATCTTTCCTTGCGCCGTAAACAGTTATTGGTATTATTGAGTGCGCAAACCGTGGCGATCGCCTCTTTGGTGGGAGTCAGTGTAACCCAAATCATCAGTGGGGGTAGACAACAATTAATTAACCAATCTGCCTCTGAATTAGAAGCCTCAAAAATTAACTACGACATTAAAGTTAATCAGATGGGGTTTGGTTTTCGGGGACAGTCCGATAACACCGCTATTATTGAAGCCGCCATCGCAGGGGATGACATAACCCCCGAAGATCGAGCCATCGTTCGACAGATTCTCGCCAATGAAATTACCGCCCGTAACATTGAATATGCTACCCTCGTGGGCTTGGATGGTCGTATTATCGTCAATGCTAACAACGATCGCACCGGGGAACTATTTGATCCCAATGGTTTGGTAAGTAGAGTCATCGAAAATCCAGAACAAATTAGAATTAGTGAATTAGTACCTTGGGAAGACCTAGAAAGAGAAAATCCCCCCAACCTAGGACTCTTTGAACCGGGATTCCCTGCCCTGATTCGTTATACCTTTACCCCCGTATTTGCCCTTAACACCAATCAAGTGGTGGGGGTATTGGTATCAGGGGATGTGGTCAACGGAAAATATACCATCGTAGAAGACACCGTCGAAGAATTTAACGGCGGTTATGCAGCCATTTACAAACTCATCGAAGGACAAGAATTTCGTTTGGCCAGTTCCCTATTAGGTATCGATGACACTAGGGAAAGAGACATCATCATGGAAGATGAAACCGTATTAAATCAATCCCTCATCGATCCCGATGATATTTTCGCCGAACGTACCTCCATCGAAGGGGAAATATATACCGTCACCGCCCAAGTTATTCAAAACAGTTTGGGAGACTCCGTGGGTATCATCGTTCGTGGTACCCCCGAAAGAGATTTAAACTCCATTCTCACCAACAGCGTTACCCTCCAAATTCAAGTTGCCGTGGGGGTAATCTTATTTAGTCTTTTACTGATCATCATTCTCGGCAAGGCGATCGCCCAGAGGGTAGAATCCTTACAAGGAACCACCGAAAAATTCATGGCAGGGGATTACGATGTTCAGGCACAAATCCTCGGAGATGATGAAATCGGGAAACTAGCTAGAACCTTTAATGAACTAGCCACCAACATCGCCAATAACGAAGGGATGTTATTACTTGACAACGAAAAAGGGGTATTACTCCAAGAAATCACAGGCTCTCGTACCCTCGATGAAGATGACGTTAACAAAGTATTTGACAAAGCCCTCATTAAAACCAAGGAAATCCTCAAAGTAGATCGCCTCGTGATCTATCGTTTCAAACCCGACTGGAGTGGTTATATTTCCAACGAAGCAGGGGATGCTAGATTCCCCAGTGCCTTGAATGAAAAAATTAATGACCCCTGTATTCCCCTAGAACTCAGACAAGCCTATATCAACGGTCGGGTAGTACCCACAGAAAACGTATACAAAGCAGGATTTGCCCCCGAACATGAGGCACTAATGCACCGACTAGAAATTAAATCTAATCTGGTCGTACCCATTATTAGCCAAGGAAAACTATTCGCTCTCTTAATTGCCCATCATTGTCAAAACCATCATACTTGGGGCGAGAAAGAAATCAGTTTTATGGGGCAAATTGCCCTCCGTTTTGGGGTAATTTTGGATCGGGTAAGTTTGTTAAAATCCCAAATGATTGCCGCCCGTAGGGCAGAACAACTCAAGGAAATTACCCTTTCTATTGCGTCCAAAACTAACCGAGCAGAACTTTTAGATCAGGTAGTAGATGAAATTCGTGATGCCCTTGGAGCCGATCGCAGCATCGTTTATGAGTTTGACGAAAACTGGCAGGGAACTATTGTGGCAGAATCAGTAGATTCCAAATATCCCGAAGCCCTTGGAGCAGTTATTGCGGATCCTTGCTTTGCAGATCGTTATGTAGAAAAATATGAACAAGGTAGAGTACAAGCTACCCCCAATATTTACGAAGCAGGACTAACCGAATGTCATTTAAAACAACTACAACCCTTTGAAGTGGTTGCCAACTTAGTGGCTCCCATTTTGGTAGATCAAAAACTACTGGGTTTATTAATTTGTCACCAATGTTCTGGGGAAAGAGAATGGGAAGCAGGGGAAATAGAACTATTCAGTCAACTTTCTACCCAAGTCGGTTTAGGGTTAGAAAGGGTACAGTTGTTGGATGTTCAACGTAATTCTGAGCAAGAACAAAGACAGGCGAAAGAGTTATTACAAAAACGGGCGTTAGATCTACTTATGCAGGTAGATCCCGTTTCTGATGGTGATTTGACCATTCGAGCTAGTGTGACGGAGGATGAAATCGGTACCATTGCTGACTCCTACAACGCTACCATTGAGAGTTTACGTAAAATTGTATCTCAGGTACAAACTGCTGCTAATTCCGTAACCAAAACCACCACGGTTAATGAAAATGACGTTAATGTTTTACAAGCTGAAATTCAGGAGCAGGTGTTGAATATTACTCAGGCTTTAAAAACCATCGAAGCCATGAGTAATTCGAGTAGTTTGGTGGCAGAAAATGCTGAACAAGCGGAGGAAGCACTACAAAGAGCTCAAGAAAGTGTGGAAATAGGGGAAGTTGCCATGAATCGTACGGTAAAATCGATTATGGAAATTCGGTCGACGGTACAACAGGCGGCCAAACAGATGAAAAAATTGGGGGATACCACCCAAAATATTTCTAATGTGGTAGCTCTTATTGGTCGTTTTGCCGCTCAAACCCACCTTTTGGCTCTCAAGGCATCCATTGAGGCCGCCCGTGCAGGGGAACAAGGAACAGGTTTTGCGGTAATTGCAGAGGAGGTAAGAACTTTGGCAACTCAATCGGCTTCGGCGACGGCAGACATTGAAAAGTTGGTGACGGAAATTCTTTCGGAAACCAAAATCGTGGTCACGGCTATGGAGCAGGGTAATGAGCAGGTGGTAGAAGGTAGTAAGCTGGTGGAGGAAACCCGTCAGAGTCTCAACCAAATTACGGCGGCTACTTCTCAGATTAATGAGTTGGTAGAGGCGATCGCCACTGCGGCTTTTGAACAGTCGGAAAACTCTGAAGATGTCGGGGAAAAGATGACTGATGTGGCAAAGGTTGCTCAAAAAACCACTGTCTCTGTAACTAAGTTATCTGATTCTTTCCGTCAATTGCTCCAAGTAGCTCGGGAATTGGAGTCGAATGTATCTCAGTTTAAGGTTGGGTAG